Proteins found in one Methanofollis fontis genomic segment:
- a CDS encoding phosphoadenosine phosphosulfate reductase domain-containing protein: MREPAVKKTLYWCSRCNLPLVGRTCRCGATGAQITLQKPYDVRPALAHDMEVLRSLLMERYGTDRLPQIVLFNKIGGVDRTENIIANGVLFGRLAYNPPTASYSLDLTLDALTTLLPSITRGIVEIDAPDDRRRIGGKKLAVSTDLSDGPVVVRMGDLHGTGTLRDGAVRVRQVGAVTPRTLPDPPWGEAIRVNVPALKNMERTAVRFIRQHMHDRPRANISFSGGKDSTVVWELARRAGIKEAYFVNTGMEFPETVEFVKECGIETHLRAGDFWHDVKKYGLPRKDDRWCCERLKLTPVKEWCEREGACVTVQGNRWYESFVRSTLPPVVENPFNPLQLNISPIRNWRALEVFLYIWWRKVPCNPLYEMGFERVGCWNCPAMLGSEEARTREIHPDLAARWEHYLGEWARKERVSDRFIELGLWRWKELPPKMRELAAQEGISIPKKRRSG, encoded by the coding sequence ACACTCCAGAAACCCTATGACGTTCGTCCGGCCCTCGCCCACGACATGGAGGTGCTGCGCTCCCTCCTCATGGAGCGCTACGGCACCGACCGCCTGCCGCAGATCGTCCTCTTCAACAAGATCGGCGGTGTCGACCGCACGGAGAATATCATTGCCAACGGGGTTCTGTTTGGCCGCCTCGCCTACAACCCGCCAACCGCCTCCTATTCCCTTGACCTGACCCTCGATGCACTGACCACCCTCCTCCCCTCTATCACGCGAGGGATCGTGGAGATCGACGCCCCCGACGACCGGCGCCGGATCGGCGGCAAAAAACTGGCGGTCAGCACCGACCTCTCCGACGGTCCGGTGGTCGTCAGGATGGGCGACCTCCACGGCACCGGGACACTCCGGGACGGGGCGGTCAGGGTCAGGCAGGTCGGGGCGGTCACGCCGCGGACCCTCCCCGACCCCCCGTGGGGGGAGGCGATCCGGGTGAATGTGCCTGCCCTGAAGAACATGGAGAGGACCGCCGTCCGTTTCATCAGGCAGCACATGCACGACCGCCCGCGCGCCAACATCTCCTTTTCAGGCGGAAAGGACAGCACCGTCGTCTGGGAGCTGGCACGCCGCGCCGGCATCAAGGAGGCCTATTTCGTGAACACCGGCATGGAGTTTCCCGAAACCGTGGAATTTGTGAAGGAGTGCGGGATCGAGACACACCTCCGCGCCGGTGACTTCTGGCACGACGTAAAAAAATACGGGCTGCCGAGAAAGGACGACCGCTGGTGCTGCGAACGGCTGAAGCTCACGCCGGTCAAGGAATGGTGCGAGCGAGAGGGTGCCTGTGTCACGGTGCAGGGCAACCGCTGGTATGAGTCCTTTGTCAGGTCGACCCTCCCTCCGGTCGTCGAAAACCCGTTCAATCCCCTCCAGCTGAATATCTCTCCGATCCGGAACTGGCGGGCACTGGAGGTCTTCCTCTACATCTGGTGGCGAAAGGTGCCCTGCAACCCCCTCTATGAGATGGGGTTCGAACGGGTGGGGTGCTGGAACTGCCCGGCCATGCTCGGGAGCGAGGAGGCGCGTACCCGGGAGATCCACCCCGACCTCGCCGCCCGCTGGGAGCATTATCTGGGGGAATGGGCCAGAAAAGAACGGGTGAGCGACCGGTTTATCGAACTCGGCCTCTGGCGCTGGAAGGAGCTCCCGCCGAAGATGCGGGAACTGGCGGCACAGGAAGGGATCAGCATCCCGAAAAAACGGCGGAGTGGCTGA
- a CDS encoding nucleotide exchange factor GrpE, producing MTAEEEKVVPGHEPASDQPGPDQDVPQDTVDNLKKENEDLKMANADLNERYLRLAADFENFRKRTDRQIAEIREFALQAFAADLLEVADNFERALQADDASLREGLESIQKQFIGILERNGITPLDCLDCEFNPEEHEAMVCVPSDKPEGTVVEEFIRGYCMHDRVIRHAKVAVSKNKEQEE from the coding sequence ATGACGGCGGAAGAAGAAAAGGTGGTGCCGGGACATGAACCGGCCTCAGATCAACCCGGTCCGGATCAGGACGTGCCCCAGGACACCGTCGACAATCTCAAAAAAGAGAACGAGGACCTGAAAATGGCCAATGCAGACCTGAACGAACGGTATCTCCGCCTTGCAGCCGATTTTGAAAATTTCAGAAAACGCACCGACCGGCAGATCGCAGAGATCAGGGAATTTGCCCTCCAGGCGTTCGCTGCCGATCTGCTGGAGGTCGCCGACAACTTCGAGCGGGCCCTGCAGGCAGATGATGCCTCGCTCCGGGAAGGACTCGAGAGCATCCAGAAACAGTTCATCGGGATCCTGGAACGAAACGGCATAACCCCACTGGACTGCCTCGACTGCGAGTTCAACCCTGAGGAGCACGAGGCGATGGTCTGTGTGCCGTCCGACAAACCCGAAGGTACAGTTGTTGAAGAATTCATCCGCGGCTACTGCATGCACGACAGGGTCATCAGGCATGCAAAAGTTGCCGTTTCAAAAAACAAGGAACAGGAGGAATAA
- the dnaK gene encoding molecular chaperone DnaK has product MASQKVLGIDLGTTNSCMAIIEGGKSTVIANAEGGRTTPSIVAFSKDGERLVGNVAKRQAITNPKRTIISIKRKMGTSETVDIDDKKYSPQEISAMILQKMKLDAEAYLGEKIEKAVITVPAYFNDAQRQATKDAGKIAGLEVMRIINEPTASALAYGIDKEEAATVLVYDLGGGTFDVSILELGDGVFEVKSTAGNNHLGGDDFDQRVMDWIVAEFKAKEGIDLAKDPMAMQRIRDAAENAKKELSTTQKTNINLPYITTDASGPKFLDMDLSRAKFEQLVGDLVEKTVEPVKQALSDANMTAKDINHVLLVGGSTRVPLVVETVKKILGKDPDKGINPDECVALGAAIQGGVLTGETKDVLLLDVTPLSLGIETLGGIDTKLIERNTTIPTKKSQIFSTAADGQTSVEIHVMQGERALAKDNFTLGRFQLTGIPPAPRGIPQIEVTFDIDANGIVHVSAKDLGTGNEQTITIKGGKGLSEDEISRMVNDSQQFEEEDKKKREEIEIRNTADNAVYTAEKTLKESGDKIDDADRTKIEEAANALRTALEGEDIEEIKKKMEDLTEAVFAVTSKLYEEAQKAQAEAGASAGGQKQDDDVVDADFNVKDDKKSE; this is encoded by the coding sequence ATGGCATCACAGAAGGTACTTGGTATTGATCTCGGGACGACGAACTCATGCATGGCCATCATCGAGGGCGGAAAATCCACCGTCATCGCCAATGCAGAGGGAGGGCGGACCACCCCCTCGATCGTCGCCTTCAGCAAGGACGGGGAGCGTCTGGTCGGCAACGTCGCAAAGCGGCAGGCGATCACCAACCCGAAACGGACGATCATCTCGATCAAGCGGAAGATGGGCACGAGCGAGACCGTCGACATCGACGACAAAAAATACAGCCCACAGGAGATCTCGGCGATGATCCTCCAGAAGATGAAGCTCGACGCCGAGGCATACCTGGGCGAGAAGATCGAGAAGGCCGTCATCACCGTTCCGGCCTACTTCAACGACGCCCAGCGCCAGGCCACCAAGGACGCCGGCAAGATTGCCGGGCTTGAGGTAATGCGGATCATCAACGAACCCACCGCCTCGGCCCTGGCCTACGGCATCGACAAAGAGGAGGCGGCCACCGTTCTCGTCTACGACCTTGGCGGCGGCACCTTCGACGTATCCATCCTCGAACTCGGCGACGGCGTCTTCGAGGTCAAGTCCACCGCCGGCAACAACCATCTCGGCGGCGACGACTTCGACCAGCGCGTCATGGACTGGATCGTGGCGGAGTTCAAGGCAAAGGAGGGCATCGACCTCGCAAAGGACCCGATGGCAATGCAGCGTATCCGCGACGCCGCTGAAAACGCCAAAAAGGAACTCTCGACCACCCAGAAGACGAACATCAACCTCCCCTACATCACCACCGACGCCTCGGGCCCGAAGTTCCTGGACATGGACCTCTCGCGGGCAAAGTTCGAGCAGCTCGTCGGCGACCTGGTCGAGAAGACCGTCGAACCGGTGAAACAGGCGCTCTCAGACGCCAACATGACCGCAAAAGACATCAACCATGTCCTCCTGGTCGGCGGTTCGACCCGCGTCCCCCTGGTCGTCGAGACGGTGAAGAAGATCCTGGGCAAGGACCCGGACAAGGGGATCAACCCGGACGAGTGCGTGGCCCTCGGCGCCGCCATCCAGGGCGGTGTGCTCACCGGCGAGACCAAGGACGTCCTCCTGCTCGACGTCACGCCCCTCTCCCTGGGCATCGAGACCCTGGGCGGCATCGACACCAAGCTGATCGAGCGCAACACCACCATCCCCACCAAGAAGAGCCAGATCTTCTCGACGGCCGCAGACGGTCAGACGAGCGTCGAGATCCATGTGATGCAGGGCGAACGCGCCCTGGCAAAGGACAACTTCACCCTCGGGCGCTTCCAGCTCACCGGCATCCCGCCGGCGCCCCGCGGCATCCCGCAGATCGAGGTCACCTTCGATATCGACGCCAACGGCATCGTCCATGTCTCGGCCAAGGACCTCGGGACCGGCAACGAGCAGACGATCACGATCAAGGGCGGCAAGGGCCTCTCCGAGGACGAGATCAGCCGCATGGTCAACGACTCCCAGCAGTTCGAGGAGGAGGACAAGAAGAAGCGCGAGGAGATCGAGATCCGCAACACCGCCGATAATGCGGTCTACACCGCCGAAAAGACCCTGAAGGAGAGCGGCGACAAGATCGACGACGCCGACCGCACGAAGATCGAGGAGGCCGCAAACGCCCTCCGCACGGCCCTTGAGGGCGAGGACATCGAGGAGATCAAGAAGAAGATGGAGGACCTCACCGAGGCCGTCTTCGCCGTCACCTCAAAGCTCTATGAAGAGGCCCAGAAGGCCCAGGCCGAAGCGGGCGCCTCAGCAGGCGGCCAGAAACAGGATGACGATGTTGTCGATGCAGACTTCAATGTCAAGGACGACAAGAAGAGTGAGTGA
- the dnaJ gene encoding molecular chaperone DnaJ: MSAGSYYDVLGVSRDAGEGEIKKAYRNLARKYHPDVCKEEGAEDRFKEINEAYSVLSDPQKRAQYDNIGHDAFTNASKGSYSGGSGFGGFQSDFSGFGDIFDTFFGGGGPRGPRPGADLLLRLSVSLKDAVFGTDREVEVFHTESCPDCDGTGSTNKKVHTCPKCGGSGQIRQVSQSLFGQFVRMSPCPECGGRGKTPEQPCRTCNGSGHARVKRKVSIHVPAGAYTGLRLRMEGYGEAGDYGAPVGDLYVEILVEENPRFSRSGDSLETAVEITPAQAAVGSTAEIRTIDDRTVELKIPAGIQHNTALRIPGEGVRRRGKPGDLLVRVRIVVPKSLSDEEKELYERLLEIEKKKGPGKKGFFKDFVDKVMGQEE, from the coding sequence ATGAGTGCGGGAAGCTACTATGATGTCCTCGGTGTCTCCAGGGACGCCGGCGAAGGGGAGATCAAGAAGGCGTACCGCAACCTTGCACGCAAGTACCACCCAGATGTCTGCAAGGAAGAGGGCGCAGAGGACCGGTTCAAGGAGATCAACGAGGCCTATTCGGTCCTCTCCGATCCCCAGAAACGGGCCCAGTACGACAATATCGGGCATGACGCCTTCACCAACGCCTCAAAGGGGTCGTATTCGGGCGGCAGCGGATTCGGAGGTTTCCAGTCCGATTTCTCGGGTTTCGGAGACATCTTCGACACCTTCTTCGGCGGCGGGGGACCGCGCGGCCCGCGGCCGGGCGCCGACCTCCTCCTCCGCCTCTCGGTCTCGCTGAAGGATGCGGTCTTCGGGACCGATCGGGAGGTGGAGGTCTTCCACACCGAGTCGTGCCCGGACTGCGACGGCACCGGCAGCACCAATAAGAAGGTGCACACCTGCCCGAAGTGCGGCGGAAGCGGTCAGATCAGGCAGGTGAGCCAGTCGCTCTTCGGGCAGTTCGTCAGGATGTCGCCCTGTCCGGAGTGCGGCGGCCGCGGCAAGACCCCTGAACAGCCCTGCCGCACCTGCAACGGGAGCGGGCATGCACGGGTGAAGCGGAAGGTGAGCATCCATGTTCCGGCAGGCGCCTATACGGGCCTGCGCCTCCGCATGGAGGGCTATGGCGAGGCCGGCGACTATGGCGCCCCGGTCGGAGACCTCTATGTGGAGATCCTGGTCGAGGAGAACCCGAGATTCAGCCGGAGCGGGGACAGCCTCGAGACCGCGGTGGAGATCACCCCCGCCCAGGCGGCGGTGGGGTCGACGGCCGAGATCAGGACGATCGACGACCGCACGGTGGAGCTGAAGATCCCGGCCGGCATCCAGCACAACACCGCCCTCCGCATCCCGGGCGAGGGTGTGAGACGGCGCGGGAAGCCCGGCGACCTGCTGGTCAGGGTCAGGATCGTCGTTCCAAAGAGCCTTTCAGACGAGGAGAAGGAACTCTACGAGCGTCTCCTCGAGATCGAGAAAAAGAAAGGGCCCGGGAAGAAAGGCTTTTTCAAGGACTTTGTGGACAAGGTGATGGGGCAGGAGGAGTGA
- a CDS encoding DUF5591 domain-containing protein: MDTVPPFFRPEFEEAYRFVIDHYRVPNRRIALFLPCSVHKPYSDSPSHRRFDGVIDAVLPPSSVHRVVFGTCGVVPRELERMYPYATYRYMLGRCPDPAVHRSFLRIETARVAAYLEKTRDVYRYRVAYCLGEFRQAMAAASERTGIPVTLVPDERTIDACRDPTSRFPDGSLNTQVYLADLAAALALQRDLMEGEGFTPPAPSPCPQSP, from the coding sequence ATGGATACGGTCCCTCCTTTTTTCAGGCCAGAGTTTGAGGAGGCGTATCGGTTCGTCATCGACCATTACCGGGTGCCGAACCGCAGAATTGCCCTTTTTCTGCCCTGTTCGGTCCACAAACCCTACTCGGACAGTCCAAGTCATCGGCGGTTCGACGGCGTGATCGATGCCGTCCTCCCGCCCTCGAGCGTCCACCGCGTGGTCTTTGGCACCTGCGGCGTCGTCCCTCGAGAACTGGAGCGGATGTATCCCTATGCCACCTACCGCTATATGCTCGGGCGGTGCCCGGACCCGGCGGTCCACCGTTCGTTTCTGCGCATCGAGACGGCGCGGGTGGCGGCGTATCTGGAGAAAACACGGGACGTGTATCGGTATCGTGTCGCCTACTGCCTTGGCGAGTTCAGGCAGGCGATGGCGGCGGCGTCTGAGCGGACTGGCATCCCGGTGACGCTGGTCCCCGATGAGCGGACGATCGATGCATGCCGGGACCCCACGTCGAGGTTCCCGGACGGAAGCCTGAACACTCAGGTCTATCTGGCAGACCTTGCGGCGGCACTCGCCCTGCAGCGTGACCTGATGGAGGGGGAGGGGTTCACTCCTCCTGCCCCATCACCTTGTCCACAAAGTCCTTGA
- a CDS encoding methyltransferase domain-containing protein, which produces MKLLFEVSGEHPDLPFAEIECVGRIIDRRERVGVAECPDPAATTRLALTHTVMEYLGECEPTAAGISALLRNLSITTDRPFAARVKVIPGPLARPSQLDLERLIGGLISGPVNLRSPEIVYRAILSEDRCYLGRVMYADLRGPYENRRPITRPYFHPGVMMPRMARAMLNLSGVMPGEVLCDPFCGTGGMLEEAGWIGVRAIGSDFDREMIRGSRLNVPAADLMLADATALPLRDRSVEAVVTDLPYGQSVCIRADTLTRLYEGAMVEMDRILKEGRRAVVITHLDIREIARHHFTILQFHEQRVHKSLTRRILVLEKKKPVTG; this is translated from the coding sequence ATGAAACTGCTCTTTGAGGTTTCCGGGGAGCATCCAGACCTCCCGTTCGCAGAGATCGAATGTGTCGGCCGGATCATCGACCGGCGCGAACGGGTCGGTGTGGCAGAATGCCCGGACCCTGCGGCAACAACCCGTCTCGCACTCACCCATACCGTCATGGAATATCTCGGCGAGTGCGAACCGACCGCTGCAGGGATCTCGGCGCTCCTCAGAAACCTCTCGATCACCACAGACCGCCCCTTCGCGGCGCGGGTGAAGGTGATCCCCGGACCGTTGGCGCGTCCGTCGCAGCTCGACCTCGAACGGTTGATTGGCGGACTCATCTCCGGTCCGGTCAACCTCAGGTCGCCCGAGATCGTCTACCGGGCGATCCTCTCAGAGGACCGATGTTACCTTGGACGTGTGATGTATGCCGACCTTCGCGGCCCATATGAAAACAGAAGGCCAATAACACGCCCGTATTTCCATCCCGGCGTAATGATGCCGCGGATGGCCAGGGCGATGCTGAACCTCTCGGGCGTCATGCCCGGGGAGGTGCTCTGCGATCCCTTCTGCGGCACCGGCGGAATGCTGGAAGAAGCAGGATGGATCGGCGTCCGGGCGATCGGAAGCGATTTCGACCGGGAAATGATCCGGGGCTCCCGCCTCAACGTTCCCGCTGCCGACCTGATGCTTGCCGATGCCACCGCCCTGCCGCTCAGGGACAGGAGCGTGGAGGCGGTGGTGACCGATCTCCCGTACGGCCAGTCGGTCTGCATCCGGGCAGACACGCTCACCCGCCTCTATGAAGGGGCCATGGTGGAAATGGACCGAATATTAAAGGAAGGACGGCGTGCCGTCGTGATCACCCACCTCGATATCAGGGAGATTGCACGGCACCACTTCACCATCCTCCAGTTTCATGAACAGCGGGTTCATAAAAGCCTCACCAGGCGGATCCTTGTGCTGGAGAAGAAAAAACCCGTCACAGGATGA
- a CDS encoding EVE domain-containing protein, with product MTCWIAVIGAEKWGTFREKQMLAFAERHRDTVSKTEIGDTVFFLDEDPERSLLGAAEVASDPYMNRIPLFENENEVYPLRIKIRPITAMDVRTPLPIEIRSRMPDSGVPIHAIIEDEIEQIFLDRLGAP from the coding sequence ATGACCTGCTGGATTGCGGTGATTGGTGCTGAAAAATGGGGCACCTTCAGGGAAAAACAGATGCTGGCCTTTGCCGAGCGTCACAGGGATACCGTCAGCAAGACCGAGATCGGTGATACCGTGTTCTTCCTGGATGAGGATCCGGAGCGTTCCCTTCTCGGGGCAGCAGAGGTCGCATCCGATCCCTATATGAACCGCATCCCCCTCTTCGAAAACGAAAACGAGGTCTATCCATTACGAATAAAGATCCGGCCAATCACCGCCATGGACGTCCGGACGCCGCTCCCAATCGAGATCCGTAGCCGCATGCCCGACAGTGGCGTGCCGATCCATGCGATCATCGAAGACGAGATCGAGCAGATCTTTCTCGACCGTCTCGGGGCGCCCTAG
- a CDS encoding AMP-binding protein, giving the protein MAEHNMENYEETCASFSIDVPEHYNFGFDVIDAWAKKDRNRLAMIWADQNGNEKKFTFRDLMNLSNQAANILLKYGIGKGDRVLLLLPRIPEWWIFVIALIKLGAVYCPCPTLLTPKDLKYRIKVGRFKMVITDLENSWKVDEICQECPSLQVRFLADGELEGWANFPYELMYPAPVSHRTVSMPVAKKTRSTDPMLIYFTSGTTGEPKMVLHNNAHPLGHIITAKYWHDLNEHDLHLTLSDTGWAKCGWGKIFGQWICGAAIFVYDIRGKFSATEVLPLLEKYEVTTFCAPPTIYRMLILADLKKYDLRELRHCTSAGEPLNPEVIRIWQEGTGLTIREGYGQTETVCAIASFPCMEPKYGSMGKPSPGWHVEILNDEGKACEAFEEGRIAVFLDPRPVGLVVEYLDNKEANAESFHDGWYFTGDRAYRDDDGYYWFVGRDDDVIKSSGYRIGPFEVESALMEHPAVQECAVVGSPDLIRGLIVKAFVVLNAGFEPSELLVKDLQKHVKRTTAPYKYPRTIEFVDDLPKTMSGKIKRKELKMMEMQRFESENGPETGHRPT; this is encoded by the coding sequence ATGGCAGAGCACAACATGGAGAACTATGAAGAGACCTGTGCGTCCTTTTCTATCGACGTCCCCGAACACTATAACTTCGGGTTCGACGTCATCGACGCATGGGCAAAAAAAGACCGCAACCGCCTCGCCATGATCTGGGCAGACCAGAATGGCAACGAGAAGAAGTTCACCTTCAGGGACCTGATGAACCTCTCCAACCAGGCGGCAAATATTCTCCTGAAATACGGCATCGGCAAGGGAGACCGTGTACTCCTTCTCCTCCCCAGGATCCCGGAATGGTGGATCTTTGTGATCGCCCTCATCAAACTCGGCGCCGTATACTGTCCCTGCCCCACCCTCCTCACCCCCAAGGACCTCAAATACCGGATCAAGGTGGGACGGTTCAAGATGGTCATCACCGACCTGGAGAACTCCTGGAAGGTCGATGAGATCTGTCAGGAATGTCCGTCACTGCAGGTGCGGTTCCTGGCGGACGGCGAACTCGAGGGATGGGCAAACTTCCCGTACGAACTGATGTATCCTGCACCGGTCTCCCATCGCACCGTCTCGATGCCGGTGGCAAAGAAGACCAGGTCCACCGATCCGATGCTCATCTACTTCACCTCGGGCACGACCGGCGAACCGAAGATGGTGCTTCACAACAACGCCCACCCGCTCGGGCACATCATCACGGCGAAATACTGGCACGATCTCAACGAGCACGACCTCCACCTCACCCTCTCCGACACCGGGTGGGCGAAGTGCGGCTGGGGCAAGATCTTCGGGCAGTGGATCTGCGGCGCCGCCATCTTCGTCTATGACATCAGGGGCAAGTTCTCGGCCACCGAGGTCCTCCCCCTCCTGGAGAAATACGAGGTGACCACCTTCTGCGCCCCGCCGACCATCTACCGGATGCTCATTCTGGCCGACCTGAAGAAATACGACCTCCGAGAACTGCGCCACTGCACCAGCGCCGGCGAACCCCTCAACCCCGAGGTGATCCGCATCTGGCAGGAAGGCACCGGCCTCACCATCAGGGAAGGCTACGGCCAGACCGAGACGGTCTGCGCCATCGCCTCGTTCCCCTGCATGGAACCGAAATACGGGTCGATGGGCAAACCCTCGCCGGGCTGGCATGTGGAGATCCTCAACGACGAGGGGAAGGCCTGCGAGGCCTTTGAGGAGGGGAGGATCGCTGTCTTCCTCGATCCGCGTCCCGTCGGTCTCGTCGTCGAATACCTCGACAACAAGGAGGCAAACGCCGAGTCGTTCCATGACGGCTGGTACTTCACCGGCGACCGCGCCTACCGCGACGATGACGGGTATTACTGGTTTGTCGGGCGGGACGACGACGTGATCAAGAGTTCGGGCTACCGGATCGGACCCTTTGAGGTGGAATCGGCCCTGATGGAGCACCCGGCCGTACAGGAGTGCGCCGTCGTCGGATCACCCGACCTGATCCGCGGGCTGATCGTCAAGGCCTTCGTGGTCCTCAACGCCGGTTTCGAACCCTCCGAACTCCTCGTCAAGGACCTCCAGAAACACGTGAAGCGGACCACCGCCCCCTACAAATACCCTCGAACCATCGAATTCGTTGACGACCTCCCCAAGACGATGTCGGGAAAAATTAAACGCAAAGAACTGAAGATGATGGAGATGCAGCGGTTCGAGAGCGAAAACGGACCCGAGACCGGGCATCGGCCCACCTGA
- a CDS encoding AMP-binding protein: protein MQDAEHTPNAYEDLCASFVQEVPESFNFGFDVVDMWAKKDRNRLAMIWTDQEGHEKFYTFRHLMNLSNQAANMLLKYGIKKGDRIIIMLHRIPEWWIVSLAAIKLGAVFCPTPTMLTPKDLEYRVNTGKIKMVVTDMENAWKVDEICSKCPSLVSRFVVDGDLPGWISYPVELDYPAPVSSQLIKLPGMKKTRSSDPMLIFFSSGTTGEPKMVLHNQAYPIGHIITGRFWLDLNQNDLHFTLADTGWGKAAWGKFFGPWMQGACTLVYDIRGKFKATELLPVLERYEVTSFCAPPTVYRMLILADLEKFDFSQLRHCVSAGEPLNPEVIRAWKEGTGLTIYEGYGQTETVLCIGTFPGMEPKFGSMGRPAPGWRIELHNDDGGPAAPGEEGRIAIWADPKPAGMFMSYIDNPTANDEAFCGSWYYTGDKAYMDDDGYFWFVGRADDVIKSSGYRIGPFEVESALMEHPAVQECAVVGSPDVIRGMIVKAFVVLAPGYEPSDILIKDIQKYVKATTAPYKYPRAIEFVDELPKTISGKIRRNVLRDLEMERFNSAAQED from the coding sequence ATGCAGGACGCCGAGCATACACCCAACGCCTACGAGGACCTCTGCGCCTCCTTTGTTCAGGAGGTGCCCGAGTCGTTTAACTTCGGCTTCGACGTCGTCGACATGTGGGCAAAAAAGGACCGCAATCGCCTGGCGATGATCTGGACAGACCAGGAGGGGCATGAAAAGTTCTACACCTTCCGCCACCTGATGAACCTCTCCAACCAGGCGGCAAACATGCTCCTCAAATACGGGATTAAAAAAGGTGACCGGATCATCATTATGCTCCACCGGATTCCCGAATGGTGGATCGTCTCGCTTGCGGCCATTAAGCTCGGCGCCGTCTTCTGCCCGACGCCCACCATGCTCACCCCCAAGGACCTGGAGTACCGGGTGAACACCGGCAAGATAAAAATGGTCGTCACCGATATGGAGAACGCCTGGAAGGTCGACGAGATCTGCTCCAAATGCCCGAGTCTGGTCTCGCGCTTTGTGGTCGACGGCGACCTCCCCGGATGGATCAGTTACCCGGTCGAGCTGGACTACCCGGCACCGGTGTCGTCGCAGCTGATCAAACTCCCCGGAATGAAGAAGACCCGTTCGAGCGATCCGATGCTCATCTTCTTCTCGTCCGGCACCACCGGCGAACCGAAGATGGTGCTCCACAACCAGGCCTATCCGATCGGGCATATCATCACCGGTCGGTTCTGGCTCGATCTCAATCAGAACGATCTCCACTTCACTCTGGCCGACACCGGATGGGGAAAGGCCGCATGGGGGAAGTTCTTCGGGCCCTGGATGCAGGGGGCATGCACCCTCGTCTATGACATCAGGGGCAAGTTCAAGGCCACCGAACTCCTGCCGGTGCTGGAGCGCTATGAGGTGACGAGTTTCTGCGCCCCCCCCACGGTCTACCGGATGCTCATCCTTGCAGACCTCGAGAAGTTCGATTTCTCCCAGCTCCGGCATTGCGTGAGTGCGGGCGAACCCCTCAACCCCGAGGTGATCCGGGCCTGGAAGGAGGGGACCGGGCTGACGATCTACGAGGGATATGGCCAGACCGAGACAGTGCTCTGCATCGGCACCTTCCCGGGGATGGAGCCGAAGTTCGGGTCCATGGGTCGACCGGCACCCGGGTGGCGGATTGAACTCCACAACGACGACGGCGGTCCGGCGGCGCCCGGTGAAGAGGGCCGGATCGCCATCTGGGCGGACCCGAAGCCGGCCGGCATGTTCATGTCCTATATCGACAATCCAACGGCCAACGACGAGGCCTTCTGCGGGAGCTGGTACTATACCGGCGACAAGGCCTATATGGACGACGACGGCTATTTCTGGTTTGTCGGCCGTGCGGACGACGTGATCAAGAGTTCCGGATACCGGATCGGGCCCTTCGAGGTGGAGTCGGCCCTGATGGAGCACCCGGCCGTACAGGAATGCGCCGTCGTCGGATCGCCGGACGTGATCCGCGGCATGATCGTCAAGGCGTTTGTGGTGCTTGCACCCGGTTATGAGCCCTCGGACATACTCATCAAGGATATCCAGAAATATGTGAAGGCGACGACCGCCCCGTACAAGTATCCGCGGGCGATCGAGTTTGTGGACGAACTGCCAAAGACGATCTCCGGCAAGATCCGGAGAAATGTGCTCCGCGACCTCGAGATGGAGCGCTTCAACAGCGCTGCCCAGGAAGACTAA